One Deltaproteobacteria bacterium genomic region harbors:
- a CDS encoding HAD-IB family hydrolase, which translates to MLPKLEPAGTGAPVIAFFDMDLTLLEVNSAKLWLAFARREGRISRLTLLRGLVWVLRYRFGLIDQQKITEYGLSLEQGTSEAEMIELCERWYAELVRPTISRAAVARVEEHRAAGHEVVILTAATRYGAMPLARELELPLVCSEIEVVDGMLTGRHHPPLCYGEGKLERAREHARGRGAALEDCWFYTDSVSDLPVMEAMGHPVAVNADRPLTRRAREAGWPRVEWAGRG; encoded by the coding sequence ATGCTGCCGAAGCTCGAGCCCGCGGGCACCGGGGCGCCGGTCATCGCCTTCTTCGACATGGACCTCACCCTGCTCGAGGTGAACAGCGCGAAGCTCTGGCTGGCCTTCGCCCGGCGGGAGGGGCGCATCTCGCGCCTGACCCTGCTGCGGGGCCTCGTCTGGGTGCTGCGCTACCGCTTCGGCCTCATCGACCAGCAGAAGATCACCGAGTACGGCCTCTCCCTGGAGCAGGGCACCTCCGAGGCCGAGATGATCGAGCTCTGCGAGCGCTGGTACGCCGAGCTGGTGCGCCCCACCATCTCCCGGGCCGCGGTCGCGCGGGTGGAGGAGCACCGGGCGGCGGGCCACGAGGTGGTGATCCTCACCGCGGCGACCCGCTACGGCGCCATGCCCCTGGCCCGGGAGCTCGAGCTGCCCCTGGTCTGCAGCGAGATCGAGGTGGTCGACGGAATGCTCACCGGGCGCCACCACCCCCCCCTGTGCTACGGCGAGGGCAAGCTGGAGCGGGCCCGCGAGCACGCCCGGGGGAGGGGCGCGGCCCTGGAGGACTGCTGGTTCTACACCGACTCGGTGAGCGACCTGCCGGTGATGGAGGCGATGGGGCACCCCGTGGCGGTGAACGCCGATCGGCCCCTGACCCGGCGGGCCCGGGAGGCCGGCTGGCCCCGGGTGGAGTGGGCCGGCCGGGGCTGA
- a CDS encoding acyl-CoA carboxylase subunit beta, protein MEAKHTGAQIEATEKTVKKGGAQKYHAANSEKGKLFCRERIRLLVDEGSFVEDGLLANVKDGTLPADGVVTGLATIDGRTVAIMANDSTVKAGSWGRRTVEKILRIQETAERQQCPLFYLVDSAGARITDQVEMFPGRRGAGRIFYNEVQLSGQIPQICLLFGPSAAGGAYIPAFCDVTFMVDGNASMYLGSPRMAEMVIGEKVTLEEMGGAKMHCSVSGCGDFLCKTEQEAIELARKYFAFFPQNWMEKPDLIESRPPGGPAESIDEIIPKEQNKFFDIKMLIDKIVDEESFVEVKKRFAKEIVTGLARIGGIPVGIIANQPKVKGGVLFVDSADKAARFIWLCDAFNIPLLYLADVPGFMIGTKVEREGIIRAGAKMIAAVSEATVPRISVIVRKAYGAGLYAMCGPGFEPDVTIALPQAMIAVMGPEAAVNAVFANKIAERPEEEREAYVAKLREEYAEDVDIVHLASEQVVDDIVPGERLRQNLIDRFTHYFQKEDVRAPKKHCVYPV, encoded by the coding sequence ATGGAAGCCAAGCACACCGGAGCGCAGATCGAGGCCACCGAGAAGACCGTCAAGAAGGGCGGCGCCCAGAAGTACCACGCCGCCAACAGCGAGAAGGGGAAGCTCTTCTGCCGCGAGCGGATCCGCCTCCTGGTCGACGAGGGGAGCTTCGTCGAGGACGGCCTGCTGGCCAACGTCAAGGACGGCACCCTGCCGGCGGACGGGGTGGTCACCGGCCTGGCGACGATCGACGGCCGGACCGTGGCCATCATGGCCAACGACTCCACCGTGAAGGCCGGCTCCTGGGGCCGCCGGACGGTGGAGAAGATCCTGCGCATCCAGGAGACCGCCGAGCGGCAGCAGTGCCCGCTCTTCTACCTGGTCGACTCGGCCGGGGCGCGGATCACCGACCAGGTCGAGATGTTCCCCGGGCGGCGGGGCGCAGGAAGGATCTTCTACAACGAGGTCCAGCTCTCCGGGCAGATCCCGCAGATCTGCCTGCTCTTCGGCCCCTCGGCGGCCGGCGGCGCCTACATCCCGGCCTTCTGCGACGTGACCTTCATGGTCGACGGCAACGCCTCGATGTACCTGGGCTCGCCCCGCATGGCCGAGATGGTCATCGGCGAGAAGGTCACCCTCGAGGAGATGGGCGGCGCGAAGATGCACTGCAGCGTCTCCGGCTGCGGCGACTTCCTGTGCAAGACCGAGCAGGAGGCCATCGAGCTGGCCAGGAAGTACTTCGCCTTCTTCCCCCAGAACTGGATGGAGAAGCCCGACCTCATCGAGTCGCGGCCCCCGGGCGGCCCCGCCGAGTCCATCGACGAGATCATCCCGAAGGAGCAGAACAAGTTCTTCGACATCAAGATGCTCATCGACAAGATCGTCGACGAGGAGTCCTTCGTCGAGGTCAAGAAGCGCTTCGCCAAGGAGATCGTCACCGGCCTGGCCCGCATCGGCGGCATCCCGGTGGGCATCATCGCCAACCAGCCCAAGGTGAAGGGTGGGGTGCTCTTCGTCGACAGCGCCGACAAGGCCGCGCGCTTCATCTGGCTCTGCGACGCCTTCAACATCCCGCTGCTCTACCTGGCCGACGTGCCGGGCTTCATGATCGGCACCAAGGTCGAGCGGGAGGGCATCATCCGCGCCGGCGCGAAGATGATCGCGGCGGTGAGCGAGGCCACCGTGCCCCGGATCAGCGTCATCGTCCGCAAGGCCTACGGCGCCGGCCTCTACGCCATGTGCGGCCCGGGCTTCGAGCCCGACGTCACGATCGCGCTGCCCCAGGCGATGATCGCCGTGATGGGCCCCGAGGCCGCGGTGAACGCCGTCTTCGCCAACAAGATCGCCGAGAGGCCGGAGGAGGAGCGGGAGGCCTACGTCGCCAAGCTCCGGGAGGAGTACGCCGAGGACGTCGACATCGTGCACCTCGCCAGCGAGCAGGTGGTGGACGACATCGTCCCCGGCGAGCGCCTGCGCCAGAACCTCATCGATCGCTTCACCCACTACTTCCAGAAGGAAGACGTGCGCGCTCCCAAGAAGCACTGCGTCTATCCGGTCTGA
- a CDS encoding acetyl-CoA C-acetyltransferase produces the protein MARDVVIVAAKRTALGAFQGALSSIPAPKLGAAVIKAALEQAKVDPADVGEVYMGQVLQAGVGQAPARQAALGAGIDKHTPCTTVNKVCGSGLKTVILAAQAIALGEVEVAVAGGMENMSDVPYALPKARTGYRMGNGEVRDLMVSDGLWDPYNDFHMGMAAELCAREKDIGREAQDAYAVESTKRSIAAMEAGVFKDEIVPIEIPQRKGDPIVVDTDEGPKNAKPDKIGSLRPAFQKDGTVTAGNASSINDGASALVLMSAEEAKKRGLEPLATIRGWGGAAREPEWFTMAPSDAIRAALKKSGHTTDQIDLWEINEAFAVVAEANNRELGLDPAKVNVRGGAVCLGHPIGASGARILTTLLYTMRDEGKKLGCASLCIGGGEGIALVVERAG, from the coding sequence ATGGCCAGAGATGTCGTCATCGTCGCCGCAAAGCGGACCGCCCTCGGTGCCTTCCAGGGCGCCCTCTCTTCCATCCCCGCCCCGAAGCTGGGCGCCGCCGTGATCAAGGCGGCCCTCGAGCAGGCCAAGGTCGACCCCGCCGACGTGGGCGAGGTCTACATGGGCCAGGTGCTCCAGGCCGGCGTCGGCCAGGCCCCGGCCCGGCAGGCCGCCCTCGGCGCGGGCATCGACAAGCACACCCCCTGCACCACGGTGAACAAGGTCTGCGGCTCGGGCCTCAAGACCGTGATCCTCGCGGCTCAGGCCATCGCGCTCGGCGAGGTCGAGGTGGCCGTGGCCGGCGGCATGGAGAACATGTCCGACGTGCCCTACGCCCTGCCCAAGGCCCGGACCGGCTACCGGATGGGCAACGGCGAGGTGCGCGACCTGATGGTCAGCGACGGCCTCTGGGATCCCTACAACGACTTCCACATGGGCATGGCCGCCGAGCTCTGCGCCCGGGAGAAGGACATCGGCCGCGAGGCCCAGGACGCCTACGCCGTCGAGTCCACGAAGCGCTCGATCGCGGCGATGGAGGCCGGGGTCTTCAAGGACGAGATCGTCCCCATCGAGATCCCCCAGCGCAAGGGCGACCCCATCGTGGTCGACACCGACGAGGGCCCGAAGAACGCCAAGCCCGACAAGATCGGCTCGCTGCGCCCGGCCTTCCAGAAGGACGGGACGGTGACCGCCGGCAACGCCTCGTCGATCAACGACGGCGCCTCCGCCCTGGTGCTGATGAGCGCCGAGGAGGCGAAGAAGCGCGGCCTCGAGCCCCTCGCCACCATCCGGGGCTGGGGTGGGGCGGCCCGGGAGCCCGAGTGGTTCACCATGGCGCCCTCCGACGCGATCCGCGCGGCCCTGAAGAAGAGTGGCCACACCACCGACCAGATCGACCTCTGGGAGATCAACGAGGCCTTCGCGGTGGTGGCCGAGGCCAACAACCGCGAGCTCGGCCTCGACCCGGCCAAGGTGAACGTCCGCGGCGGCGCGGTCTGCCTGGGCCACCCCATCGGCGCCTCCGGCGCCCGCATCCTCACGACCCTGCTCTACACGATGCGGGACGAGGGCAAGAAGCTGGGCTGCGCGAGCCTCTGCATCGGCGGCGGTGAGGGCATCGCCCTGGTGGTGGAGCGCGCCGGGTAG
- a CDS encoding VWA domain-containing protein, translating to MSAPSATLARFGRLLRLAGLPVATSELLDAVTALLALDPGDRPAVEAGLEAALVRSRHDLPIFRALFQLSFLGAGETPGSAADDPEADPTGELAAFLAQAGGGAGLSPWGQALLSGRDDLLGLEARRLALQDGLAGLESPLQRGLYGVRLWDEAMASGLSADLAHLEAVWDALPEARRAALGEALARRLGRLRRFLGGEVEANLEARRLARGQGGGGALDDRPLTALSPSEIARMTHLVRRLAQLIRDRMSRQQRVRRRGRFDVQRTMRASLRYGGTPAEPIFRRRRPHRPRVVLLTDVSDSVRNVSRFFLHFVTTLQQTVLSARCFLFVSDVGEATSLFQDARVEEAVDRAFAGQVVNLHANSNYGRAFASFVDHHLPSLHPRSTVIVIGDGRNNYNPHRVDALQRIRHRVRRLIWLCPEPRMAWGFGDSEMGRYARVCDQVEVIRSFADLRRLVESVPAW from the coding sequence TTGAGCGCGCCCTCGGCGACCCTCGCCCGCTTCGGTCGCCTCCTGCGCCTGGCGGGCCTCCCGGTGGCCACCAGCGAGCTCCTCGACGCGGTCACCGCGCTCCTGGCCCTCGATCCCGGTGACCGCCCGGCGGTGGAGGCCGGGCTGGAGGCCGCGCTGGTCCGCAGCCGCCACGACCTGCCCATCTTCCGGGCGCTCTTCCAGCTCTCCTTCCTGGGGGCGGGCGAGACGCCCGGATCGGCCGCCGACGACCCCGAGGCCGATCCCACCGGCGAGCTCGCCGCCTTCCTGGCCCAGGCAGGCGGCGGCGCGGGGCTCTCGCCCTGGGGCCAGGCGCTCCTCTCCGGGCGCGACGATCTGCTGGGTCTGGAGGCCCGGCGGCTGGCCCTCCAGGACGGCCTCGCTGGCCTGGAGAGCCCCCTGCAGCGGGGCCTCTACGGGGTGCGGCTCTGGGACGAGGCGATGGCCTCGGGTCTGTCCGCCGATCTGGCGCACCTGGAGGCGGTCTGGGACGCGCTCCCCGAGGCGCGCCGGGCGGCCCTGGGGGAGGCCCTGGCCCGCCGCCTGGGCCGCCTGCGCCGCTTCCTGGGGGGCGAGGTCGAGGCCAACCTCGAGGCCCGCCGCCTGGCGCGCGGGCAGGGCGGGGGAGGGGCCCTGGACGACCGCCCCCTCACGGCGCTCTCCCCCTCGGAGATCGCCCGGATGACCCACCTCGTGCGCCGCCTGGCGCAGCTGATCCGGGACCGCATGAGCCGGCAGCAGCGGGTGCGGCGCCGCGGGCGCTTCGACGTCCAGCGCACCATGCGCGCCTCCCTGCGCTACGGGGGCACGCCGGCCGAGCCCATCTTCCGCCGCCGGCGGCCGCACCGGCCGCGGGTGGTGCTGCTGACCGACGTCTCCGACAGCGTGCGCAACGTCTCGCGCTTCTTTCTCCACTTCGTCACCACCCTGCAGCAGACGGTGCTCTCCGCCCGCTGCTTCCTCTTCGTCAGCGACGTGGGAGAGGCGACCTCGCTCTTCCAGGACGCCCGGGTCGAGGAGGCGGTCGACCGGGCCTTCGCGGGGCAGGTGGTGAACCTCCACGCCAACTCCAACTACGGCCGGGCCTTCGCCAGCTTCGTCGACCACCACCTGCCCTCGCTCCACCCCCGGAGCACGGTGATCGTGATCGGCGACGGCCGGAACAACTACAACCCCCACCGGGTGGACGCCCTCCAGCGCATCCGGCACCGGGTGCGGCGCCTGATCTGGCTCTGCCCCGAGCCGCGGATGGCCTGGGGCTTCGGGGACTCCGAGATGGGCCGCTACGCCCGGGTCTGCGACCAGGTGGAGGTGATCCGCTCCTTCGCCGATCTCCGACGCTTGGTCGAGTCGGTCCCGGCCTGGTAA
- the meaB gene encoding methylmalonyl Co-A mutase-associated GTPase MeaB: MADPAQSTTERIERIVRGEVRAAARLMRDLDDGLPAARAALAELHPHTGRAFIVGITGNPGSGKSTLTDQLIEHWRKAGKQVGVVAIDPTSPFTGGAILGDRVRMQRHASDEGVFIRSLATRGHLGGLSRSTLDVVRVLDAMGKDLIIVETVGVGQDEIEITQAAHTSVVVVVPGLGDEIQAIKAGILEIADVFVVNKADRPGADRTVQELRMMLELFSPDPHTVAHHGEEMVLRGVAQARSRGGESGWEIPIQETIAAQGQGIDALAGKIEAHRTWLEQSGGLAGRERERARSELLSMLQALLVERALSRLQDDGEALDGLVARIARREADPYTLAREVADRLGG, from the coding sequence ATGGCTGACCCCGCGCAGAGCACGACCGAGCGCATCGAGCGCATCGTCCGCGGTGAGGTGCGGGCCGCCGCCCGCCTCATGCGCGATCTCGACGACGGCCTGCCCGCCGCCCGGGCGGCCCTCGCCGAGCTCCACCCCCACACCGGCCGGGCCTTCATCGTCGGCATCACCGGCAACCCGGGCTCGGGGAAGAGCACGCTCACCGACCAGCTGATCGAGCACTGGCGCAAGGCCGGCAAGCAGGTCGGCGTCGTGGCCATCGATCCGACCAGCCCCTTCACCGGCGGCGCCATCCTCGGCGACCGGGTGCGGATGCAGCGCCACGCCTCGGACGAGGGGGTCTTCATCCGCTCCCTGGCCACCCGGGGCCACCTCGGCGGCCTCTCCCGCTCCACCCTCGACGTGGTGCGCGTCCTCGACGCGATGGGAAAGGACCTGATCATCGTCGAGACCGTCGGCGTGGGTCAGGACGAGATCGAGATCACCCAGGCGGCCCACACCTCGGTGGTGGTGGTGGTGCCGGGCCTCGGCGACGAGATCCAGGCCATCAAGGCCGGCATCCTCGAGATCGCCGACGTCTTCGTGGTCAACAAGGCGGATCGCCCGGGCGCCGACCGGACGGTGCAGGAGCTGCGGATGATGCTGGAGCTCTTCTCCCCCGACCCCCACACCGTCGCCCACCACGGCGAGGAGATGGTCCTGCGGGGCGTGGCCCAGGCGCGCAGCCGGGGAGGGGAGTCCGGCTGGGAGATCCCCATCCAGGAGACCATCGCCGCTCAGGGGCAGGGCATCGACGCCCTCGCCGGGAAGATCGAGGCCCACCGGACCTGGCTCGAGCAGAGCGGCGGCCTCGCCGGCCGGGAGCGCGAGCGGGCCCGCTCCGAGCTCCTCTCGATGCTCCAGGCCCTGCTGGTCGAGCGGGCCCTCTCCCGGCTGCAGGACGACGGCGAGGCCCTCGACGGCCTCGTCGCCCGCATCGCCCGGCGGGAGGCCGACCCCTACACCCTGGCCCGGGAAGTCGCCGATCGCCTGGGGGGATGA
- a CDS encoding PilZ domain-containing protein, producing MATKKRRKKSKKSEAAAPPEAARDALEALLDEVAIGGLGPVAPRPPDEPLAVLDTVEVSRAERVPFEGYVRVEAGDRVVRALGHDLSETGIFLAAMGSPIAGQGEELNLEIPLPDGEEPIWMTGRVVRCEERQGFFAVAVSFGHLISADRTRLKAYVSDRARLL from the coding sequence ATGGCAACCAAGAAGCGCAGGAAGAAGAGCAAGAAGAGCGAGGCCGCGGCACCCCCGGAGGCCGCGCGGGACGCCCTCGAGGCCCTCCTGGACGAGGTGGCCATCGGCGGGCTCGGGCCCGTCGCTCCCCGGCCCCCAGACGAGCCCCTGGCGGTCCTCGACACCGTCGAGGTCAGCCGGGCCGAGCGCGTCCCCTTCGAGGGCTACGTGCGGGTCGAGGCCGGGGACCGGGTGGTCCGCGCCCTCGGGCACGACCTCTCCGAGACCGGGATCTTCCTCGCCGCCATGGGTAGCCCCATCGCCGGGCAGGGTGAGGAGCTGAACCTCGAGATCCCCCTCCCGGACGGCGAGGAGCCGATCTGGATGACGGGGAGGGTGGTGCGCTGCGAGGAGCGGCAGGGCTTCTTCGCCGTCGCGGTCTCCTTCGGCCATCTCATCTCCGCCGATCGCACCCGCCTGAAGGCCTACGTCTCCGACCGCGCCCGCCTGCTCTAG
- a CDS encoding acyl-CoA dehydrogenase family protein: MNFELPEDLQILQNSIRSFCEEKVAPKARAWDRDETFPHEVVRELGELGVMGVTVAEEYGGAAMNYLAMSVVIEEIARFDGSLALTVASHNGLCSNHIKMFGNDAQKERFLPGLAAGKLLGAWGLSEAHSGSDAAGLKTTAVKKGDTWILNGSKMWITQGTVGDVYVILANTSPEKKQKGITAFILEKDTPGFSRNAIHGKLGMRSSDTAELVMEEVEVSDEMRLGEIDHGFIDTLQILDRGRITIGALATGLGRGAVEEASKYALEREAFGGPIAQFQAIQWKIADMATENDAARLLVRRAATLHDAGKPFGIEASKAKLFASESATRACSEAIQIHGGYGYTNEFPVERYWRDAKLCEIGEGTSEIQRMVISRALLAG, from the coding sequence ATGAACTTCGAGCTCCCCGAGGACCTCCAGATTCTCCAGAACTCCATCCGCTCCTTCTGCGAGGAGAAGGTCGCCCCGAAGGCCCGCGCGTGGGACCGGGACGAGACCTTCCCCCACGAGGTGGTCCGCGAGCTCGGCGAGCTCGGCGTGATGGGCGTGACCGTCGCCGAGGAGTACGGCGGCGCGGCGATGAACTACCTGGCCATGTCGGTGGTCATCGAGGAGATCGCCCGCTTCGACGGCTCCCTCGCCCTCACCGTGGCCAGCCACAACGGGCTCTGCAGCAACCACATCAAGATGTTCGGCAACGACGCCCAGAAGGAGCGCTTCCTGCCGGGGCTGGCCGCCGGCAAGCTCCTGGGCGCCTGGGGGCTCTCCGAGGCCCACTCCGGCTCGGACGCCGCGGGCCTGAAGACCACCGCCGTGAAGAAGGGCGACACCTGGATCCTCAACGGCTCCAAGATGTGGATCACCCAGGGGACGGTGGGCGACGTCTACGTCATCCTGGCCAACACCAGCCCCGAGAAGAAGCAGAAGGGCATCACGGCCTTCATCCTGGAGAAGGACACCCCCGGCTTCAGCCGCAACGCCATCCACGGGAAGCTGGGCATGCGCTCCTCCGACACCGCCGAGCTGGTGATGGAGGAGGTCGAGGTCTCCGACGAGATGCGGCTGGGCGAGATCGACCACGGCTTCATCGACACCCTGCAGATCCTCGACCGGGGCCGGATCACCATCGGCGCCCTGGCCACCGGCCTCGGCCGCGGGGCCGTCGAGGAGGCCAGCAAGTACGCCCTGGAGCGCGAGGCCTTCGGCGGCCCCATCGCCCAGTTCCAGGCCATCCAGTGGAAGATCGCCGACATGGCGACCGAGAACGACGCCGCCCGCCTCCTGGTGCGCCGCGCCGCCACCCTCCACGACGCCGGCAAGCCCTTCGGCATCGAGGCCTCGAAGGCCAAGCTCTTCGCCTCCGAGTCCGCGACCCGGGCCTGCTCCGAGGCCATCCAGATCCACGGCGGCTACGGCTACACCAACGAGTTCCCGGTCGAGCGCTACTGGCGCGACGCCAAGCTCTGCGAGATCGGCGAGGGCACCAGCGAGATCCAGCGAATGGTGATCTCCCGGGCCCTGCTGGCCGGCTAG
- a CDS encoding TIGR02266 family protein — protein MPGHEDPAGCSIAFVVSEQDKEGPEKREGARLEHPVMVAYRTVDRFLCDFGTNISQTGIFVNTPDPLPVGTPVRLLVSLPEADIPELRGRVTRVQPAAEGVDPGMGVEFIELPAPVRSRLDALVHELREKLGQDESD, from the coding sequence GTGCCTGGCCACGAGGACCCGGCCGGGTGTAGCATCGCCTTCGTGGTCAGCGAGCAGGACAAGGAAGGCCCGGAGAAGCGGGAAGGCGCTCGACTCGAGCATCCGGTGATGGTCGCCTACCGGACGGTCGATCGCTTCCTCTGCGACTTCGGCACGAACATCTCCCAGACGGGGATCTTCGTGAACACGCCCGATCCCCTCCCGGTGGGGACCCCGGTCCGCCTCCTCGTCTCGCTGCCCGAGGCCGACATCCCCGAGCTGCGCGGGCGCGTCACTCGCGTGCAGCCGGCGGCCGAGGGCGTCGATCCGGGCATGGGCGTCGAGTTCATCGAGCTCCCGGCCCCGGTTCGCAGCCGCCTCGACGCGCTGGTCCACGAGCTGCGCGAGAAGCTCGGCCAGGACGAGTCGGATTGA